A portion of the Corynebacterium ammoniagenes DSM 20306 genome contains these proteins:
- a CDS encoding siderophore-interacting protein, which produces MAEQNPGAAPKKARKAHEATVTGRRELSPDLLRLSLNSPSFVGKELEFTDHYIKLLFVPEHADYSWPFDAQQIREEQPRDKQPITRTYTIFNLNSETGDFDADFVTHGDSGLAGPWSRDAQVGDKIGFFGPGGKWAPEQGYDHYVFAGDEAAAPAIGAALAALPEDTTATAYIEIESEDRKFELPSRDGVDLQWVVRNGATHGTELSRVVRSAGVPEGKKTSWFVHGVAEMIKEMRRFLFVESEIPREDVSISGYWRIGMTEDQWQASKQEFNAEIEAEEEKLNA; this is translated from the coding sequence ATGGCTGAACAAAACCCAGGCGCGGCACCAAAGAAGGCGCGCAAGGCTCATGAGGCAACGGTCACCGGGCGCCGCGAGCTCTCCCCGGACTTGCTTCGTCTCAGCTTGAACTCTCCTAGCTTTGTCGGCAAGGAACTAGAATTTACCGACCACTACATCAAGCTGCTTTTTGTCCCCGAACATGCGGATTACTCTTGGCCATTTGATGCGCAGCAGATCCGTGAAGAACAGCCACGGGATAAACAACCCATTACCCGTACCTACACCATCTTCAACTTGAATTCGGAGACTGGTGACTTCGATGCGGACTTTGTCACCCACGGAGACTCTGGCTTGGCTGGACCATGGAGCCGTGATGCACAAGTGGGAGATAAGATCGGCTTTTTCGGTCCCGGCGGCAAGTGGGCACCAGAACAAGGCTATGACCACTATGTCTTTGCTGGCGATGAGGCCGCGGCACCAGCTATTGGCGCTGCACTGGCAGCTCTTCCCGAAGATACAACAGCCACGGCCTATATTGAGATCGAGTCCGAAGACCGCAAGTTTGAACTACCGTCTCGCGACGGTGTTGACCTGCAGTGGGTAGTGCGCAACGGGGCAACTCATGGCACAGAGCTTTCCCGCGTCGTACGCAGCGCTGGAGTGCCAGAGGGGAAGAAAACCAGCTGGTTTGTGCATGGCGTTGCGGAAATGATTAAAGAAATGCGTCGTTTCCTCTTTGTTGAATCTGAGATCCCACGTGAGGATGTATCTATCTCCGGCTACTGGCGCATCGGTATGACCGAAGACCAGTGGCAAGCATCCAAGCAAGAATTCAATGCTGAGATTGAAGCTGAAGAAGAAAAGCTTAACGCTTAA
- the gatA gene encoding Asp-tRNA(Asn)/Glu-tRNA(Gln) amidotransferase subunit GatA, which yields MSYVVPSEGLTSLTAAELAEKIHSREVTSREVVQAHLDRIAETNDALNSFLHVGAEEALATADAVDAALDAGEKPASALAGVPLALKDLLTTTDAPTTAASKMLEGWVSPYDATVTTKLREAGIPILGKTNLDEFAMGSSNENSAFGPVHNPHDLERTPGGSGGGTSAALASGQAPLGIGTDTGGSIRQPAALTNTVGVKPTYGTVSRYGLIAAASSLDQAGPTARTVLDAALLHEVIAGLDEFDATSVNRPVAPVVAAAREGAKGDLTGVKVGLIKQFERDGWQPGVMEAYRAAVDQLVAQGAETVEVDCPHFDDALAAYYLIMPCEVSSNLARFDGMRYGSRVGDDGSHSADEVMSLTRAEGFGPEVKRRIMLGTYALSVGYYDAYYLQAQRVRTLISEDFSRAFEKVDVLVSPTTPTTAFKLGEKTEDPMEMYNFDLCTLPLNLAGLCGMSVPSGMASDSGLPTGLQIMAPAFEDDRLYKVGAAYEAGRAK from the coding sequence ATGTCGTATGTAGTTCCTTCTGAGGGTCTTACCTCCCTTACTGCCGCGGAGTTGGCAGAAAAGATCCACTCCCGTGAGGTTACTTCCCGCGAGGTCGTCCAAGCGCACCTCGATCGCATCGCAGAGACCAATGACGCGTTGAACTCTTTCCTTCACGTAGGCGCAGAAGAAGCCTTGGCGACCGCTGATGCTGTCGATGCCGCACTGGATGCTGGGGAAAAGCCAGCTTCAGCATTGGCTGGCGTGCCACTGGCGTTGAAGGATTTGCTCACGACTACCGATGCCCCCACTACCGCAGCATCAAAGATGTTGGAAGGCTGGGTTTCGCCTTACGATGCCACGGTGACCACCAAGCTGCGCGAGGCCGGCATTCCAATTTTGGGTAAGACCAACTTGGATGAGTTCGCGATGGGTTCTTCAAATGAGAACTCCGCTTTTGGTCCCGTGCACAACCCACACGATCTCGAGCGCACCCCAGGTGGCTCTGGTGGTGGTACCTCGGCAGCATTGGCATCGGGCCAGGCACCATTGGGTATCGGCACCGATACCGGCGGCTCCATTCGCCAGCCGGCAGCGTTGACCAACACCGTCGGTGTAAAGCCCACCTATGGCACGGTGTCGCGCTACGGCCTTATCGCCGCAGCATCGTCGTTGGACCAGGCAGGTCCCACCGCACGTACCGTGCTGGATGCAGCGTTATTGCACGAAGTGATCGCCGGCCTTGACGAATTCGATGCAACCTCGGTCAACCGCCCTGTTGCTCCCGTCGTCGCAGCAGCACGTGAAGGCGCTAAGGGAGATCTCACTGGCGTTAAGGTCGGTTTGATTAAGCAATTTGAGCGTGATGGCTGGCAGCCAGGCGTGATGGAAGCGTATCGCGCAGCCGTTGACCAGTTGGTCGCACAAGGCGCTGAAACCGTCGAAGTAGATTGCCCGCACTTTGATGATGCGCTGGCAGCGTACTACCTGATTATGCCGTGTGAAGTCTCGTCTAACCTGGCGCGCTTTGATGGCATGCGCTACGGCAGCCGCGTTGGGGATGACGGTTCCCATTCTGCTGATGAAGTCATGAGCTTAACTCGTGCGGAAGGCTTTGGCCCTGAGGTCAAGCGCCGCATCATGCTGGGTACCTACGCTTTGTCAGTGGGCTACTACGACGCCTACTACCTGCAGGCCCAGCGTGTTCGTACCCTGATTTCTGAAGACTTTTCTCGTGCCTTCGAGAAGGTTGACGTCTTGGTTTCTCCAACTACGCCGACCACGGCGTTTAAGTTGGGCGAGAAGACCGAAGACCCAATGGAGATGTACAACTTTGACTTGTGCACCCTGCCGTTGAACCTGGCTGGCCTATGTGGCATGTCAGTTCCTTCCGGCATGGCATCTGATTCTGGACTGCCCACTGGTTTGCAGATTATGGCACCTGCATTTGAAGATGACCGTTTGTACAAAGTCGGCGCTGCGTACGAAGCAGGTCGCGCAAAGTAG
- the gatC gene encoding Asp-tRNA(Asn)/Glu-tRNA(Gln) amidotransferase subunit GatC → MSEISREQISHLAKLSRLALSEEELDQFASQIDEIVDSVSAVGKVDTEGVEPMSHPHSITTSMREDVIVRTLNAEQALDQAPAVEDDRFVVPQILGGE, encoded by the coding sequence GTGTCTGAGATTTCGCGGGAACAAATCAGCCATCTAGCCAAGCTGTCGCGTTTGGCTTTGAGCGAAGAAGAACTTGACCAGTTTGCCAGCCAAATCGACGAGATCGTGGATTCTGTGTCAGCAGTCGGCAAGGTCGATACCGAAGGGGTAGAGCCTATGAGCCACCCGCATTCCATCACCACTTCTATGCGTGAGGATGTCATCGTGCGCACCCTCAACGCCGAGCAGGCTCTCGATCAGGCGCCCGCAGTCGAAGATGATCGTTTTGTAGTACCTCAGATCTTGGGAGGCGAATAA
- a CDS encoding MFS transporter — MRSRLTSSRSTSPQSAEISPKQAWRGLAALCTGLFITLMDQTLVAVALPGIREDLDASINQAVWVSAVYLLTFAVPLLIAGRLGDHFGQRNVYLVGISIFTLGAIACSLAPTIEILIALRAVQGLGASLANPQPLSVINRIFPRHRRGAAMGIWSAVAGSAGLFGPVIGGLVVGTVGWRWTFALYLPLGLICIALVALWVPKLPTMAGRIDFLSALVSLIAVLAVVFSVQQGPDLGWPLWLWGLLIVGVVAAIVFIRLQKSAARRGTEALVPLELFQYRNFSLGVFAVTMLGFTVYSVNLPIMLYLQEGAGLTSQIAGLLLVPMAVISMFIAPVIGRVTDNVAPGRVSILGFSSLIVSMALFGIFMFLEVSPAWMLIPIVLLGAANGLCWSPNSTISMRDLPPHLVGAASGVYNTSRQVGAVLGAASLGAVMQIVGRYADFNIAMGSALLFPVIFLVLGLIAVSNFQADPRITSTSDPQN, encoded by the coding sequence GTGCGTTCTCGATTAACCTCGTCTAGATCTACTTCCCCACAATCTGCAGAAATTTCGCCTAAACAAGCATGGCGCGGATTAGCCGCACTATGTACCGGGTTATTTATCACCCTGATGGATCAGACCTTGGTGGCGGTAGCTCTACCCGGTATCCGTGAAGATTTAGATGCCAGCATCAACCAAGCGGTCTGGGTTTCAGCCGTCTATCTGTTGACCTTTGCGGTCCCCTTGCTCATTGCGGGCCGTTTGGGAGACCACTTTGGACAGCGCAATGTCTACCTCGTTGGCATTAGCATTTTTACTTTAGGCGCAATCGCCTGCAGCCTTGCTCCCACGATTGAGATCCTTATTGCTTTGCGTGCGGTGCAAGGACTTGGCGCGTCGTTGGCCAACCCTCAGCCGCTGAGCGTGATTAACCGAATTTTCCCTCGTCACCGCCGCGGTGCTGCCATGGGTATTTGGAGTGCCGTTGCCGGCTCTGCCGGGCTATTTGGCCCGGTCATTGGCGGTCTTGTCGTGGGCACTGTTGGTTGGCGCTGGACCTTCGCGCTCTACCTACCTCTGGGACTTATCTGCATTGCACTGGTTGCCCTGTGGGTTCCGAAACTCCCGACTATGGCCGGCCGCATTGATTTCCTCAGTGCTCTCGTCTCGCTCATCGCTGTCTTAGCTGTCGTATTCTCCGTCCAACAAGGCCCAGATCTCGGCTGGCCACTGTGGCTGTGGGGCTTGCTCATCGTGGGCGTAGTTGCAGCAATAGTATTTATTCGCCTGCAAAAATCTGCTGCCCGACGTGGCACCGAAGCTTTAGTTCCCCTCGAGCTGTTCCAATACCGCAATTTCTCCTTAGGCGTTTTCGCCGTCACGATGCTGGGCTTTACCGTGTACTCGGTCAATCTGCCCATCATGTTGTATTTGCAAGAAGGAGCCGGCTTGACGTCTCAGATCGCTGGTCTCTTGTTGGTGCCGATGGCAGTTATTTCCATGTTCATCGCACCCGTGATTGGACGCGTCACCGATAACGTCGCCCCAGGTCGGGTGTCCATACTCGGGTTTTCATCACTGATCGTGTCCATGGCGCTGTTTGGAATCTTCATGTTCCTTGAAGTATCCCCCGCCTGGATGCTGATACCCATTGTTCTCCTTGGCGCTGCCAACGGGCTCTGCTGGTCACCCAACTCCACCATCTCCATGCGTGACTTACCACCGCATCTAGTTGGCGCTGCCTCTGGTGTCTACAACACCTCGCGCCAGGTCGGCGCCGTGTTGGGTGCAGCCAGCCTCGGTGCCGTCATGCAAATTGTGGGCAGGTACGCGGACTTTAATATCGCTATGGGCAGCGCGCTTCTATTCCCAGTTATCTTCCTAGTATTGGGACTCATTGCGGTGTCTAATTTCCAAGCTGATCCCCGCATCACCAGCACATCGGACCCGCAAAATTAA
- the ligA gene encoding NAD-dependent DNA ligase LigA: MTATESFDQLNPEEAQKRWAELAQEVRRHRELYYNEQPAIPDADFDALFQELVALESAHPQLVVPDSPTQEVGSAPAADSAFADIEHLERLMSLDNVFNADELQDWLDRTPAEAYLAELKIDGASIDLVYRDGKLATAATRGDGRVGEDITANARVIESIPHELQGSEEYPVPALVEIRGEIYMRPEDFEALNEERASEGKQAFANPRNSAAGGLRMKNPDDVKKRRLRLVAHGLGAREGFTPTSQHDAYAAIAAWGLPVSPYTERVTTSKEVQDKVKYWADHRHDAEFEMDGVVIKVDDLGSQRSLGATSRAPRWAIAYKYPPEEVTTKLRNIEVGVGRTGRVTPYAVMDPVFVSGSTVSMATLHNQSEVKRKGVLIGDTVIIRKAGEIIPEVLGPVEEKRDGTETEWVFPENCPSCGTKLAPQKEGDADWRCPNTRTCPAQLSARLEYLAGRGAFDIEALGEKGAIDLIERGVLEDESDLFDLTEELLKKSEVYTTKAGNVNASGKKLLSNLETARHTDLWRVLVALSIRHVGPTAARAIASRYGSLDAARSADVEDIAETDGVGLVIAESFKDWFEIDWHRTIVDKWAAAGVTMAIDASDKPEQTLEGLTIVVTGTLENFSRDSAKEAIISRGGKASGSVSKKTDFVVAGENAGSKETKARDLGVTILNENGFETLLATGSGPAESEAGAEDAATEE; this comes from the coding sequence GTGACTGCTACTGAATCATTTGACCAGCTAAACCCGGAAGAAGCACAAAAGCGTTGGGCAGAACTTGCCCAAGAAGTGCGACGTCATCGCGAGCTCTACTACAACGAGCAACCAGCAATTCCTGACGCTGATTTTGATGCTCTTTTCCAGGAGCTAGTCGCGCTGGAGTCTGCGCATCCGCAGCTGGTAGTTCCAGATTCTCCCACCCAGGAGGTGGGTTCTGCACCGGCTGCTGATTCCGCGTTTGCCGATATCGAACACCTCGAGCGTTTGATGAGCTTGGATAATGTATTCAATGCTGATGAATTGCAGGATTGGTTGGACCGAACGCCCGCGGAAGCATATTTGGCGGAGCTGAAAATTGATGGCGCGTCCATTGACTTGGTCTATCGCGACGGCAAGCTTGCTACCGCCGCTACGCGCGGTGATGGCCGAGTCGGCGAGGATATTACGGCCAATGCGAGGGTGATTGAATCTATTCCGCATGAACTTCAAGGCTCTGAGGAATATCCGGTCCCAGCGCTGGTAGAAATCCGTGGCGAAATTTATATGCGCCCGGAAGATTTTGAAGCACTGAATGAAGAACGGGCATCGGAAGGCAAGCAAGCTTTCGCGAATCCGCGAAATTCGGCTGCTGGTGGCTTGAGGATGAAAAACCCAGATGATGTGAAAAAGCGTCGTCTGCGTCTGGTAGCACATGGTCTCGGTGCTCGTGAAGGCTTTACTCCCACGAGCCAGCACGATGCCTACGCTGCCATTGCGGCGTGGGGCCTTCCGGTTTCTCCTTATACGGAGCGGGTCACGACATCGAAGGAAGTCCAGGACAAGGTCAAGTACTGGGCAGATCATCGCCACGATGCCGAATTTGAGATGGATGGTGTGGTCATCAAAGTCGATGACCTTGGTTCCCAGCGCAGTCTGGGAGCAACCTCTCGCGCACCTCGTTGGGCAATTGCGTACAAGTACCCTCCGGAGGAAGTAACCACCAAGCTGCGCAATATTGAAGTCGGCGTGGGCCGTACCGGACGGGTGACCCCATATGCCGTGATGGATCCCGTCTTTGTTTCGGGCTCCACCGTGTCGATGGCAACGCTGCACAACCAATCTGAGGTCAAGCGCAAGGGCGTTTTAATCGGGGATACCGTGATTATCCGCAAGGCGGGGGAGATCATCCCTGAGGTTTTGGGCCCAGTGGAAGAAAAGCGCGACGGAACAGAAACCGAGTGGGTCTTTCCCGAAAACTGCCCATCCTGCGGCACGAAGCTAGCGCCTCAAAAAGAAGGCGATGCTGACTGGCGTTGCCCGAATACCCGAACCTGTCCGGCACAGCTATCGGCGCGCCTGGAATACCTGGCGGGCCGTGGCGCCTTCGATATTGAGGCGCTGGGTGAAAAAGGTGCTATCGACCTCATTGAGCGCGGCGTGCTCGAAGACGAGTCAGATCTCTTTGACCTGACCGAGGAGCTTTTGAAGAAGTCGGAGGTCTATACCACCAAGGCTGGCAACGTGAATGCCTCTGGCAAGAAGCTATTGAGCAATCTCGAAACCGCGCGTCACACAGACCTCTGGCGTGTGCTCGTGGCTTTATCCATTCGCCATGTCGGCCCCACAGCCGCTCGGGCGATTGCTTCGCGGTACGGCTCATTGGATGCCGCTCGCTCGGCTGATGTGGAAGATATCGCGGAAACCGATGGGGTAGGGCTAGTCATTGCCGAAAGCTTCAAAGACTGGTTTGAGATCGATTGGCACCGCACCATCGTCGACAAGTGGGCCGCAGCTGGGGTAACCATGGCTATCGATGCTTCCGATAAACCGGAGCAGACCCTAGAGGGTCTGACCATCGTGGTCACCGGCACCTTGGAGAACTTCTCTCGGGATAGCGCAAAGGAAGCGATTATCTCCCGCGGTGGCAAGGCTTCAGGTTCAGTGTCGAAAAAGACCGACTTTGTCGTTGCTGGTGAAAACGCTGGTTCGAAAGAAACTAAGGCTCGCGATCTTGGCGTGACAATCCTCAACGAAAACGGATTTGAAACCCTGCTGGCTACTGGCTCTGGTCCCGCCGAATCAGAAGCAGGAGCAGAGGACGCTGCCACCGAGGAGTAA
- a CDS encoding 3'-5' exonuclease gives MNFDASKMLSFDLETTSVNTREARIVTSAVLRIAGPDVVKKETLADPGVEIPEAAAKIHGITTEQARAEGRPHDEVLQETVNAIKAAWDEGFTLIVYNAPYDLSVLRNLTGDFTVTGPVFDPYLIDRVKDRYRKGKRTLGDLCKEYRVELGNAHEATADALAAARIAWKQVNQRWPELKEMDSDELMEFQAVNFYELAVDQKKYFEGIGRDVSDFNMSWPLQG, from the coding sequence ATGAACTTCGATGCCTCCAAGATGCTCTCCTTCGACCTGGAAACCACATCCGTAAATACCCGCGAAGCAAGAATTGTTACCTCTGCTGTCCTGCGCATCGCCGGCCCTGACGTCGTCAAAAAGGAAACCCTCGCTGACCCCGGCGTAGAAATCCCCGAAGCCGCGGCCAAGATTCACGGCATCACGACTGAGCAAGCGCGCGCGGAAGGACGCCCGCATGACGAGGTTTTGCAAGAGACGGTCAACGCCATTAAAGCTGCGTGGGATGAGGGCTTTACGTTGATTGTGTACAACGCCCCTTATGACTTATCCGTGCTGCGCAACCTCACCGGCGACTTCACCGTCACGGGACCTGTATTCGATCCTTATTTGATTGACCGCGTCAAAGATCGTTATCGCAAGGGCAAGCGCACGTTGGGAGATCTCTGCAAAGAGTATCGCGTTGAGTTGGGCAACGCCCACGAAGCTACCGCGGATGCTCTCGCCGCCGCTCGCATTGCGTGGAAACAAGTCAACCAGCGTTGGCCAGAGCTTAAAGAGATGGACTCTGATGAACTCATGGAGTTTCAGGCGGTCAACTTCTACGAACTGGCCGTGGATCAAAAGAAATACTTCGAAGGCATCGGACGCGACGTTTCTGATTTCAACATGTCCTGGCCGCTGCAGGGCTAA
- a CDS encoding ArsR/SmtB family transcription factor, protein MSSTPDPQRDTNSSGQQVGTEERLAAVEARVEALENAASEPSEANGFWVVDTLHKQRDQLPEGSVIFGGDLDAAGGHYSYQWQRPTEVLTDANQWADSFERLTALAHPVRGAILRRLLQSSAQVSDLIAEELVTSTSTAYHHLNALSQAGWIKKSGSGTYEIAPTRVIPLLTIISASEDH, encoded by the coding sequence ATGTCATCGACCCCAGATCCTCAACGCGACACGAACTCCTCAGGCCAACAGGTAGGCACCGAAGAGCGCTTGGCTGCTGTGGAAGCACGTGTCGAGGCGCTTGAGAACGCCGCTTCAGAACCTTCTGAGGCAAACGGGTTTTGGGTTGTGGACACTCTTCATAAACAACGTGACCAACTGCCCGAAGGTTCAGTTATTTTTGGTGGCGATCTCGACGCTGCTGGTGGACACTACAGCTACCAATGGCAACGCCCTACCGAAGTATTAACTGATGCTAATCAGTGGGCAGACAGCTTTGAGCGTCTGACTGCTCTGGCGCATCCAGTACGCGGAGCAATTCTTCGCCGTCTCCTGCAATCTTCGGCGCAAGTCTCGGATCTCATTGCAGAAGAACTAGTCACGTCCACATCGACGGCATATCACCATCTCAATGCACTCTCCCAGGCTGGGTGGATTAAAAAATCTGGTTCCGGTACTTACGAGATTGCGCCAACGCGGGTCATCCCGCTTTTGACCATCATTTCAGCTAGTGAGGACCACTAG
- a CDS encoding serine hydrolase domain-containing protein, with the protein MKRSVLFGTLTAIVVLIGLIVVGPQRIALADDSTGDEELAQKLRDNSSRAQNQITAFTLQDGEVTFAGIGADENTEVEIGSVTKTFTTELLRQQVESGDIDLETTVDDIIEVEGSEVSDVTMLELANHTSGLPRLDKDNLGLVRTIFTENPYAGISQDDVFDAARNASLSGRGERSYSNFGAALLGQLLAVNADSEYAELVQENILDPAGMDATYVGSESSIAEDAPRGLAANGRETDAWGMDGYAPAGAIRSTATDMSKYAKFLLDNSEFEFGWFPENSGGYWHNGGTGGYSTMLIIDPNAKEAFYANGNTPQGVEDLTRALRMKGEQ; encoded by the coding sequence ATGAAAAGATCAGTTCTTTTCGGCACCCTGACAGCCATCGTCGTACTCATCGGACTCATTGTCGTCGGCCCCCAGCGTATCGCATTAGCTGATGACAGCACGGGTGATGAGGAATTAGCACAAAAGCTTCGTGACAATTCGAGTAGAGCGCAGAACCAGATCACCGCATTTACGCTACAAGACGGCGAGGTAACCTTTGCGGGCATCGGCGCCGATGAAAACACGGAAGTTGAGATCGGTTCAGTCACGAAAACTTTCACTACCGAGCTGCTGCGTCAGCAGGTGGAATCTGGAGATATAGACCTAGAAACCACAGTCGATGACATTATTGAGGTTGAAGGCAGTGAGGTCTCTGATGTCACCATGCTGGAGCTGGCTAACCATACCTCGGGCCTACCGCGCCTCGACAAAGACAACCTGGGGTTGGTCCGCACCATATTCACCGAAAATCCATACGCCGGGATTTCTCAAGACGATGTCTTCGATGCCGCTCGCAACGCCAGCCTGAGTGGCCGCGGTGAACGGTCCTACTCCAACTTCGGTGCGGCGCTGCTTGGTCAGTTGTTGGCGGTCAACGCCGATTCTGAATATGCCGAATTAGTGCAAGAAAACATCTTGGATCCGGCGGGTATGGATGCAACGTATGTGGGAAGCGAATCCTCCATTGCTGAGGATGCTCCTCGCGGTTTGGCAGCCAATGGTCGCGAGACAGACGCTTGGGGCATGGACGGCTACGCCCCTGCTGGTGCAATCCGCTCAACTGCTACGGATATGTCCAAGTACGCCAAGTTCCTACTCGACAATAGTGAGTTTGAGTTTGGCTGGTTCCCGGAAAATTCCGGTGGGTATTGGCACAACGGTGGCACCGGTGGCTACTCCACCATGCTGATTATTGATCCCAACGCTAAAGAGGCTTTCTACGCCAACGGCAATACCCCGCAAGGCGTGGAGGATCTCACCCGCGCGCTTCGCATGAAAGGTGAGCAATAA
- the mnmA gene encoding tRNA 2-thiouridine(34) synthase MnmA, whose protein sequence is MRVLVAMSGGVDSSVAAARAVEAGHEVVGVHLALHKDAQQTREKARGCCSLEDSADARRICDKLGIPFYVWDFSEEFKEAVITDFVDSYARGETPNPCLRCNEKIKFAALLRKGMALGFDAVATGHYATLDKDGYMRRSLDENKDQSYVLGVITAEELSYCYFPIGDTPKPQIREEAKRHGFSTASKPDSYDICFIPDGNTQAFLGARIGMRPGMIVDQDGTELREHDGAWNYTIGQRKGLDIKAPAADGRPRYVTGIDAQTGTVTVGSREALKVTRISADRLKYLHPAMDGEFDCDVQVRAHGSVVSCHAEVDRDADAMILTLNEPLSGVAPGQAAVLYFPSPDELGDIVIGSGTIIETA, encoded by the coding sequence ATGCGAGTTTTGGTTGCCATGTCCGGAGGCGTCGACTCATCCGTAGCTGCCGCCCGTGCGGTTGAAGCAGGACACGAGGTGGTCGGTGTCCACCTTGCCCTGCACAAAGATGCCCAACAGACCCGAGAAAAAGCCCGCGGCTGCTGCTCCCTTGAGGACTCCGCGGATGCACGCCGCATCTGCGATAAATTAGGCATCCCATTTTATGTCTGGGACTTCTCCGAGGAATTCAAAGAGGCCGTTATCACGGACTTCGTTGATTCCTACGCCCGTGGTGAAACCCCTAACCCTTGTCTGCGCTGCAACGAGAAGATTAAGTTCGCTGCACTTTTGCGCAAGGGCATGGCGCTGGGCTTCGATGCCGTGGCCACCGGCCACTACGCCACCTTGGACAAAGATGGCTACATGCGTCGCTCCCTGGACGAGAACAAGGACCAGTCTTATGTTCTTGGCGTAATTACCGCCGAAGAGCTGTCCTACTGCTACTTCCCAATTGGGGATACTCCGAAGCCACAGATTCGCGAAGAAGCTAAGCGCCACGGATTTTCCACCGCCTCCAAGCCAGATTCTTATGACATCTGCTTTATCCCTGATGGCAACACCCAAGCCTTTTTGGGTGCCCGCATTGGCATGCGCCCTGGCATGATTGTCGACCAAGATGGCACGGAACTGCGCGAGCACGACGGCGCTTGGAACTACACTATCGGCCAGCGCAAGGGCCTGGACATCAAGGCCCCAGCTGCCGATGGCCGTCCACGCTATGTCACCGGCATTGATGCACAAACCGGCACGGTAACCGTGGGCTCCCGAGAGGCTCTGAAGGTCACTCGCATCAGCGCCGATCGACTCAAGTATCTGCACCCAGCCATGGATGGCGAATTCGACTGTGACGTGCAGGTACGCGCGCACGGCTCCGTCGTATCCTGCCACGCCGAAGTCGACCGCGATGCCGATGCGATGATTCTGACTTTGAACGAGCCACTTTCCGGTGTTGCACCCGGTCAAGCTGCCGTGCTGTATTTCCCATCGCCAGATGAATTAGGCGATATCGTCATTGGCTCCGGCACTATTATTGAGACTGCCTAA
- a CDS encoding spermidine synthase: MGKKRSKRGHSSSASRGGAHTSPIGTYEISTGTAEIAADPFRDGSFILNINGVPSSHIVPGEPRELEFEYMRWIAAAVEAFAPGHRLTHLGGGACTLACYFADLWPDSKNTVVEFDAKLGELVRQKFDIPRAPKVKIRAGEARTETEKFLPASRDVIIRDVFSGAETPTDLTTVEFFQAAHRSLVPGGLYVANCGDHSNLRGAKAEIAGLQEVFAHVGVIADPPMLKGRRYGNIILIASDTELPAAHQEIASRLLGGAVPAHYKGPAWTNKFAAGGQARHDPPSEATAPSQ, from the coding sequence ATGGGTAAAAAGCGCAGCAAACGAGGTCACAGTTCTTCTGCCTCCCGCGGCGGGGCACATACCTCACCAATTGGTACTTATGAGATTTCTACCGGCACCGCAGAGATTGCCGCCGATCCTTTTCGCGATGGCTCTTTTATCCTGAATATCAATGGAGTGCCCAGCTCACACATTGTGCCGGGCGAGCCCCGCGAGCTGGAATTTGAATACATGCGTTGGATTGCCGCGGCCGTCGAAGCTTTCGCGCCCGGCCACCGGCTGACCCACTTGGGCGGCGGGGCTTGTACTCTGGCGTGCTATTTCGCGGACCTATGGCCAGATTCGAAGAATACCGTGGTGGAATTTGATGCCAAGCTCGGTGAATTGGTACGTCAGAAGTTCGATATCCCGCGCGCACCCAAGGTGAAAATCCGCGCGGGCGAAGCACGGACGGAAACCGAAAAGTTTCTACCGGCATCTCGTGATGTCATCATTCGCGATGTCTTTTCCGGGGCTGAAACCCCAACGGATCTCACCACGGTGGAGTTTTTCCAAGCTGCGCACCGCTCGCTGGTTCCAGGCGGGTTATATGTCGCCAACTGTGGTGATCACTCAAATCTGCGCGGTGCTAAGGCAGAAATTGCCGGGCTCCAAGAAGTCTTTGCCCACGTCGGCGTCATTGCCGATCCGCCGATGCTCAAAGGTCGCCGCTACGGCAATATTATTCTCATCGCCTCTGATACTGAATTGCCCGCAGCACACCAAGAGATTGCCTCTCGCCTACTAGGCGGTGCCGTGCCCGCGCACTACAAGGGCCCGGCCTGGACCAACAAATTTGCCGCCGGTGGCCAGGCTCGCCATGATCCTCCGAGTGAGGCTACTGCGCCGTCTCAGTAA